ACATTGAAAAAACCACCCTGGAACACATTAAAAATTCCTTAAGGGCTTTTAAGGCTATGCTAAATGGAGATGGGGTAGTTTATGTAGATATCATTAATCAAAAAGAATATGACAAAGACTACCCTTTAATAGAAGAATTTGGAGAACGAGAAATTAACGGCAAAAAAATCAAACTGGACTGGGAGCTAATTCATGACTACGATAAAAAAATAAGAACCTGGAAATCAATAATTACCATCAATGGAAAAAAATCAGAATTCGTAAGGTATAGTTACTTGCTGCGACACATTGAACTAACTGACCTAATGAATCAAGCCGGTTTTAGCGGAGTGCAAGAAATTCCAATCCGGGGAGAACATAATTATGATGTATTCATAGGATATAAAAAATAATATGAACGCACTGAAAACAAAAAATTTAGATAAACATTTTGATGGAGTCAAAGCGGTTGATAATCTTTCGGTAGGCATTCAAAAAGGATTAATTACTGGTATTGTTGGGCCGAATGGCTCGGGTAAAACCACACTGATCAATACTTTAAGCGGCATGCTACGGATGGATGGGGGGGCGGTTGAAATTAGCGATGTTAAATTATCTAGAATTAAACCGCATCATGTTCCCTCTTACGGTATTACGCGCACATTTCAAAATGTTAGATTGTTTGAGCAGATGACCGTATTGGATAATATTTTAGTTGTTTTAACGGAGCGAAATTTAGTCAGTGCCTTTTTTGAAAAACACAATGACTTTCATTTGAAAAAAGCCGAGGCAACCTTACGGCACGTCGGGTTATGGGAAAAAAGGAATCAACTGGCGAGCAACTTGTCGTACGGCCAACGAAAATTGTTAGAAATTGCCAGAGCCATGGTAATGGATACAGATATTTATTTATTTGATGAGCCCTTTGCCGGACTTTTTCCGGAAATGGTAAAAATTGTTTCCACGACTTTGAAACAACTAAGGACTGAAAATAAAACTGTAATTTTGGTTGAGCACGATATGAGCATTATCCGAGAACTGTGCGACCATGTTATTGTGATGGATGCCGGCAAACTACTAACTGAAGGAAATCCCGAAAAAGTTTTAAATCAAAAAGAAGTAATTGAGGCCTATTTGGGAGAATAAATGCTAGTCATTCCGAGCGTAGCCGAGGAATCTCACTCGTGCAATCTTGGTAAATATGGGATCTCTCCACTTCACTTCGTTACGGTCGATATGACAACATAAAAATATGTATAAAGAAACACTTCTACAACTTAAAGACATCAGCGTCAATTACGGAGGGGTGAAAGCTCTGCAAGAGGTTAATGTTGAAATTGATGAAGGAGAAATTGTTGCCTTGATGGGGCCTAATGGCGCTGGCAAATCAACTATTTTAAAATCTATTTTTGGCTTAGCGCCAATCAGCTCTGGTAAAATTTTTTGGCATGAGCGTAAAATTAAGCCAGTATCACATAAAATAGTACAGATGGGCATAGCATTTGTGCCGCAAGGCCGCCGAGTTTTTACTCATTTAACCGTAGCCGAAAATTTGGAAATGGGGGGCTTTGTGGTTAAGGATAAAAAGCTGTTAAAACAGAGGATGGCTGAAGTAATGGATATTTTTCCGGATTTAAAGAAAAAACTAAAAAGCAAATCTGGCACTCTTTCAGGCGGTCAACAACAGATGCTCGCTTTGGCGCGCGGATTAATGGTTGATCCTAAAGTACTTTTACTTGACGAGCCTTCTTTGGGGCTATCGCCAAAATTAGTTAAAGAAGTATTTGCTAAAATCAAAGAAATTAACCAGCGCCGCAAAACCGCCATAATGGTCGTTGAGCATAATATTAAATCATTGCTAGAAATTACCAGCCGGGCTTATTTATTGGATAAAGGAAAAATAGTCGCTCATGACACGGCTCAAACACTTGCCCACAGTGACATTTTGGAAAAAGTTTTTATGGGCAAACTCAAATAATTGACGGGTAGTTAATTTTGTATTAAACTACTCACGTTTTATAACCGTCCATAGCTCCCGCCTTCGTCCTACGAAAGGCTCAGGACTACGGGCAGGCAGGCAGTTGAGCCAGCACTAAAATTTATCCGTCCTTAACCGTCCATAGCTCAGTTGGTAGAGCAGCTGGCTCTTAACCAGACGGTCGGGGGTTCGAATCCCTCTGGACGGACTAGTAAAACAAGGATAAATTTTAGTGCTGGCTCAATACCGCAGCGTGGCTCCCTGCCCCGCACCAAGCGAAGCTTTGGTGGCGGGGTTAACCAGACGGTCGGGGGTTCGAATCCCTCTGGACGGACAATTGAAAACATCGGCGGACTGCCACCGTTTAATCCATTAGGGTCAACAATCAAAAACAGCCAAGCTTAACTTGGCTGTTTTATTGCTCGGACTAATTGGTTTTCAACCCTTCCAAGCCTTCCACTTTAATTTGGAAATTCGAACCAGGTACTGTCGCTTCGGGCGAACCGCCCCCAAAGTTAGTAAATTCCCCGCTCACGCCAACCGAGGCGGTTTGAGTTTTACCGTCAGGCGTAGTGACAATAAATTGGACATTAGTTGATTGAGATTGGTTAGTGTAGCTATCCAAAAGACACGGGAATTGCAGCTGCACGGCGGCTGGGACAGGGCCTGAATTGCCACTCGCGCTTTGTAACCAGACTGGCAAGCTTGAACCAATCGACCAAGTTGAACCGGCCGGCCCATTAATTTGAACGCTGCCGGCATTTAACGGACAAACCGGTTTAGCGTGATTATAGACAAACTGCAGGTTATTTGGGCTGACTGAAATAGCAGCCTTGGCTTCAACCGGTGTGACCGTGATTGATATGGTTAAAGGAATTGTGTTAACTAAATTGTTGCCAGCGTCGTAGATTTGAATCGTTCCGTTCACCTCATATGTACCGGGCCCAAAACCTTGTACCGTATTGCAGCTATATGTTATTTGGACGTTGCTATTTGGCAATATGCCGCCAGGAGGAGTGATACTAACCCAACCTGGAATATTGCCGGTTATTTCAAACCGGTGTGATTGTTCGCTGCCTTTTTGCAAATTCAAAGTTTGCAAATTTTGTGAGCAGGAGCCAACTTCTGGAATCGTCCGGCTAATGTGCACACCGTCTTGTTGTTGTGAGCCGGTACCCGGGGAAACGCATTCGGCTGGTTCACCGGCACAAACTTCGTTGTCTTCGCACTCCTCTACTTCGTTAGCACACTCGCCGTCACTACAAAATACTCGACCAACAGATTTACCGCTACAACAAACCGGCTTAGGATCACCACAATCAGCGTCAGTATTACAATATCTTGGGCCGTCCAACATTTCTGACCTAAGCTCCGCGATTTTAGCGGCATAGGTGCCAGCGCCGCCAATACCACCTTCGCGGCCGCCAGCTTGGGCTTGTTGGTATAGTGACTGTAAGCGATTTATTTCTTTTTGAATCTCTGGGTCATAACCCGAAAATGTTCCGGTGCAGGCTGGGCTGCCAGATTGAACCGGCGTAGTTCCTCCGGTACCAGCCCCCAAACCGCCAATGCTTATGCTGGTTGTCGGTGCTGGTTGATTACATTTTTCAGCAATCTCTGCCAAAGTGGCAACTTTGGCGCTATGTTGCGATTCAGCGTCAGCTACGGCTGTATCATATTTAGCTTGAGCAGTTTGTTCGGCAGCGGTTCGAGCTTGTTGAGCGGCTGCATTACCGGCCGCAAAGGCTGCGCCGCAAGCCGCGTTTTTACCTTCATAGGTTTCTTCTGGGGGAGGATTTTTTAAGCACTCATCGTAATCTTTTTTAACTTGCTCACGCCTATCAGCTTTAGCCTGATCAAAACCATCATCAATATTATCTAAAATTTCTTGTGCCAGCCGGCTTGATTCTTCAAACAGTGCCTTACAAGGATCGGCTAATAGCGCATCCGTCTCGCAAGCATTTTTAACATCCTCCAAACGGCGGCGTTCCGCCCAATAATCGTCAGAAGCTTTTTCCATATCATCAGTCAAATTAGTCGCGGCCTTTTCTTTTCTTTCCTTTAGCTCATCGTCAACTGCCATTTGCGCCGATGCCAACTCTTCACAAGCTGTATTACTAACATCAATCCCCGCATCAGCAGTCTGATTATTTATTAAATTATTAATACCTACCGCAACGGCAATAATTGCAGCAAGACCGACAAGTCCTCCAAGCGCCTTTCCGACTGATAAATTTGGCATAGGTTTAAGTTAATAATTTATAAAATTTTGAGTTAAATTTAAGCTTAGGCAAGTATGGAAAATAAAAATCGCCTACTAAAAGCGATGGAAATTAATCTATGGGGTTTGATTATCCGGGGGTGATGATTCTAAAATTTGTGGCCCTGATTGACCTTGTGCATCCGGCGCGGATTGGTTTGGCGCCGGGTTATAACTTTCGGCTGGTTTTGAAGTCGGGGTTTGTGTTGGCGATGAAGATTCTGATTTTAAAGCTTCTTTTAAATTTTTACCGGCTTTAAACTTTGCCACGCGCGTTGGTTTAATTTCAATTTCCTCTTGCGGATTGCGTGGGTTAACACCAATGCGGCCCTTTCGAACTTTTGACGAAAAAGCGCCAAAACCAGTCAAGGTCACTTCCTCGCCCGCTTTTATTTTTTCAGTGATTGTGTGGGTCAGGGTATCCAAGGCGACCTCGGCTTGCTTTTTGCTAATCCCGGCTTTTTCGGCAATTAAATCGGCTAATTGCGCTTTATTCATACGCCCACAATATAATAAATTAGCTATATTATTATTCTATCAAACCAAGACTAACTTGGTCAAACCGCGTTTGACGCGGTCAAACTTCAATTTCAGTGTCTACGCGGCTAATTCTAATAGATTTTCCGGAAGCCGCATCAATTTCTATAAGCACTGCTCCAATTTGCACCTCGCCTTGTTCCGGCAAGTTAAGTTCTTTAGTTTTATTACCGATAAAAATTTTCATAGCGCTCTCTTTGGTGATACCAATGACTGAATCTTTGGCTCCCACCATGCCGATATCAGTTACAAACGCTGTGCCTTTTGGCAATACTTTTGCATCAGCGGTTGGCACATGAGTATGCGTCCCCACAACCGCGGACACTCGTCCGTCAACATAATGGCCAAAGCCACTTTTTTCAGAAGTCGCTTCGGCGTGAAAATCAACAATAATGACATCCGGTGATTGGATTTTTAATTCATCTAAAATTTTATCAATACCAATAAATGGGTCGCTGTATTCTTCTTTAGTAAACACTTGCCCCATTAAATTAATTACCGCGACTTTTGTTTTGCCGATCGTCAATACCTCAAAGCCCTTGCCAGGATTTTCCGGGGGAAAATTTGCCGGACGAATAATGCGAGCCGGGTTTTCTTTAAACGCCTCAATACTGCCTTTGTCAAAAATATGGTTACCCGAGGTAAAAAAATCTATCTCGCAATCACATAAATCAGCATAAACTTTTTCGGTAATCCCGGCACCATGGGCAGCATTTTCAACATTTGCCAAAATTAAATTTGGCTGATAATTTTTTTTGTATTCAGGGATGGCTTGGCGCAATGCCGCTCGGGCAATGCGGCCGTTAACATCGCCAAAAAATAAAATTTTCATGAGTTAGTTTAGCGAGCGTATTCAATTACGCGATTTTCACGAATGAGTACAACTTTAATTTCACCCGGATATTTAAGTTCTGATTCAATTTGGCGAGCGATCTGTTGTGCCATTTTAGTCGCTTGCACGTCATCCACAGCTTCCGGGCGAACAAACACGCGAATTTCGCGGCCAGCTTGAATGGCGTACGCTTTATCAACCCCATCAAAGCTGGTAGCCACTTTTTCTAATTCTTCCAGACGCTGTAAATAGTTTTCATAACTATCCTTGCGCGCGCCCGGACGCGAACCAGAGATGGCATCAGCCGATTTCACGATTACGCCTTCTAAAGTTATTGGGTTGTCTTCGTGGTGACCAATGCACATATAGGCCAGCTCTTCAGGCATACCGAATTTTTTCATAATATCATAGCCAATTTCAGGGTGTCCGCCTTGAATGTCATGGTCGACGGCTTTTCCAATATCATGGAACAAGCCGCCTTTTTTACATAAAGCCACATCAGCGCCAAGCTCTGCGGCCAGCAATCCAGCAATGTGGGCAACTTCTTTGGCGTGGACTAAATTATTTTGGCCGTAACTTGTGCGAAACTTTAAGCGGCCTAAAATTTGGGTTAGCTTGGGATCAATTCCAGTAATTCCAAATTCTAACAAGGCATCTTCGCCGGCTTTCCTAATTTCACCGGCTAATTCTCGCTTAGCCTCCTCAACCGCTTCCTCAATGCGCCCTGGATGAATGCGCCCGTCAACAATCAATTTGTCTAACGCACCTTTGGCAACCTGCCGACGAATTGGCGAAAAGCCAGAAATCATAATCATGTTTGGCGTTTCATCAATCAATATTTCAACTCCTGTTAAATTTTCCAAAGTCTTAATGTTCCGGCCTTCCTTGCCAATAATTCTTCCTTTCATCTCATCGCTAGGAATCTCGACATTGGTCGTAGTGAGGTCGGAAGTATGTGTTGAAGCGCAGCGCATAATTGCAAGAGCCATCAAATCCTTGGCCTTACTTTCAATTTGTTCGTTGCCGTGTTCAATTAGTTTTTTCATTCTGGCCTTGACATCTTCATTAGCTTCTCGCTCAACTTGTTCTAATAATTTTTTAACCGCCTCGTCACGGGAAAGCCTGGCTACTGCTTCAAGCTTTTCCAATTGTTTAACTTTAATTTCTTTCACTTCAGCTTTAATCTCATCTACGCGCTTAGCTTTTTCAAGCAACTCTTGCTTATTATTTTCCAAATCCAACAATTTTTGATCAAACATGCTCTCGCGCTGCTCAACCCGATGGCGCATAGCTTTGACTTCTTCTTTTTCTTTTTCAACTTCCTGTTTGCCTTTTTCAATCACTTTCAACGCTTTGTCATTGGCATCCAGCAAAATTTCTTTTTCTTTAGTTTTTGCTTCGTTAAGCAATTGCTCAACTTTTGTCTCCACGGCATCGCGGCGTTTAATAGCGATTAATTTTCTAATCACATAACCAAAAAAACCGCCGATCAAAAGTCCAACGACTAAGAAAAATATTCCTAACTGTTCGATAAAAAACATAAATGCTCCGTGCTAGTCAATAGCAAGGCAGCGAATCTGAGATTAGCTTACTTCAAAACTGATTGGAGTTTGGCGTTTGATGCCTTAAACATCAGGGTTTCAAAGTCAAAGTTAAAGTAAATGCTTCTAGAATGTAGCCGAATCCGTCTCAAACTCACCGATTTCTTGCGATTCACTAGGTTAATAATAATTGAAGTACTGACGATTTTACCACTAAGTTTGAATGCCGTCAAGTTAGCTTAAATAAAGAACTGGGGCGAAACGCTTAGTGCGTTCCGCCCCAATCGCCATGCCCGCGGAAGATCCCGGAGCTAGCTATCATTTGGCACATCGGGGCTTGGGGATTGCGGCGAATCATCATCGAAGTGGCGCATGAGCGCTTCCTCATGTTGCCCGCGCTCGTACGCTCGCGCTTGTTCGCGGGCGACTGCCGCTGCTTGCCGGGCGCGAAATTCTCGATCGCTCCAAGTAGCCATAAGACCATGTCCTCCTCGTCCGGAGACGAAAAAACCTCCCGCGTTGGGGAGGTTGATGTTTGACACTAAAACTTGTCGCTTGTCAGCCGCGTACGGCTAACAAAAAAACCTCTACGGGAAATAGAGATCTTATTGTTAGCAATACACTCATTATCTTCCCCTATGGGCTGGATTTAGCACTCTTACTCCGCCTCGGGCGGAAGAGTTGCTGGCTACCATTGGGCCAGTCCCTTAACAGATAGCACTCTTGATAACTTAAATTTTCAAGAACTAGAAATAGTTTAACATCTATCAAGAAAGTGTCAAGGAAATGTGTGATTACCTGCACCCTGGGGTTTAGAAGTCTAGCAGGTCCCCTCTCCTTGGAGGAGAGGGACAGGGTGAGGTAAAAAATTATATTAATTTAACCAACCCTCACCTTCAACCCGTCAGACGGGTTTCGTCCTCTCCCTTAAAAAGGGAGAGGGATTGTTTGTTCTATTTCGCTTTTAAAACTTTATCAATAATATTGTACTTCAGCGCTTCATCGGCGGACATGAATTTGTCGCGGTCAGTGTCTTTTTCTACGGTCTTTAAAGTCTGACCAGTATGTTTTACTAAAATTTGGTTTAAGCGGTCGCGAATTTTTAGGATATGTTCAGCGCGGATGCGAATATCTTCGGCTTGGCCTTCGGTACCGCCCATAACTTGGTGAATCATCACTTCCGCGTTTGGCAAAGCTATGCGTTTACCTTTAGCACCCGCGGCCAAAAGTACCGCGCCCATGGAAGCGGCTAAACCAACGCAAATAGTGGATACGTCCGGTTTAACATATTGCATGGTGTCGTACACTGCCAAACCTGCGCTAACCGATCCGCCCGGGCTATTAATATATAATTTAATGTCCTTTTTCGGGTCTTGACTTTCCAAAAATAACAATTGGGCGATAACGGTATTGGCCACCGCATCGTTAATGCCCGAACCCAAAAATATAATGCGCTCTTTTAACAGGCGCGAATAAATATCGTAGGCGCGTTCACCATAACTTGATTTTTCAATCACTGTTGGAATAAGTTGCATAGTTTCAATTTAATTACTTACGACCTGCCAACCGGCTTGGGTTTGGGTAATTTTACCCGGCAGACTAAAACCGGCCGCTTTTTTATGTCCTCCACCACCAAGTAGTTTAGCTAATTCTGATACATCAGTAAAGTCGTCGTTCGTTCGAAAGCTGCCCTTAACCATTCCGCCCGGCATCTCTTTTAAAACCAAAGCCACCTTAACGTCGCCTAAGCTATTTAAAAAATTAGCCACCCCATCAACGGCTTCATCATCAATCTGCGCCTCATCTAAATCGCTTAAAAAAACCGCGGTGGATGCCATTTTTGTTTCCGGGTCATAGGTTAAACGCGATAAAATTTTACCCCAAACCTTAAGCGTTTTTAAATCCTTGTTTTTAATCAACTGGTTATTGACGGTGGTGATAGTCGCGCCGGCTGACAATAAATCACCAGCCGAATTTAATGTTTCCGCTCGAGTGTTAGGATTAGTAAAGCTATTGGTATCGGTAATAATACCAGTTAAACAACCGACCGCCATCTCGTCAGACACTTTGATGCCCATTTGTTGGAATAATCTCAAAACAATTTCGGTTGTAGAAGCAGCCTCCACATCAACGCAATTGATATCGCCAAAGCCGGTATTAGTTTTGTGATGGTCAATGTTCACCAAAATGTGAGGCTCTAATATGCTAGTGACAACATCTTTAGCGCCGGCATAGTCCAAATCTCCGGAGTCAACCACCATAGTTAAATCTGGATTAAAGTTTTTTGCTGTTTGCCGGGAGGTAGTAAAGCTATCCATGTGCGGTAAATAGTTATAATTTTGAGGCACCGGGCTCACGCAAAAACCAAGGCAATCCCGATTTTGTGATTTAAGATACGCGAGTAAGGCCGAAGCCGACCCCAAAGTGTCGCCATCAGGTTTTTGGTGCGAGACGATTAAAATTTTTTTCGCTCCTTCAATTGCTTTTTTAATCTTGGGAGCTTGATTTATGACTACAACCATAGCCAAGTATCTTACTCCTTTGGCTTTGGATTGTCAACTCTTCGACTCCCTCCGGTTTTGCGTCGGTGTTCACCTGGGACATGAACCTCAAAACAGGTTCCCTCCCCTTGCAGGAGAGCCTGCCCGACTGAACGATGTCAGTCGTTCGGGCGGGGGCAGGGTGAGATTGGGAATTGTCTTAAACCTAACTTCGCTTCCCATTCCAAAGAAGAGAAATTGATAGGTGTATTTATTTCTCCTCATCTCGACCAAGTCGGTCTAATAAAGCCTCAACGTCTCGCGCTTCGGCTTCTTGAGTATCAATTTTAAAAACTAATTTAGGTACAAATTTCATCTTTAATCGTCC
The nucleotide sequence above comes from Candidatus Buchananbacteria bacterium CG10_big_fil_rev_8_21_14_0_10_42_9. Encoded proteins:
- a CDS encoding ABC transporter ATP-binding protein, yielding MNALKTKNLDKHFDGVKAVDNLSVGIQKGLITGIVGPNGSGKTTLINTLSGMLRMDGGAVEISDVKLSRIKPHHVPSYGITRTFQNVRLFEQMTVLDNILVVLTERNLVSAFFEKHNDFHLKKAEATLRHVGLWEKRNQLASNLSYGQRKLLEIARAMVMDTDIYLFDEPFAGLFPEMVKIVSTTLKQLRTENKTVILVEHDMSIIRELCDHVIVMDAGKLLTEGNPEKVLNQKEVIEAYLGE
- a CDS encoding ABC transporter ATP-binding protein, yielding MYKETLLQLKDISVNYGGVKALQEVNVEIDEGEIVALMGPNGAGKSTILKSIFGLAPISSGKIFWHERKIKPVSHKIVQMGIAFVPQGRRVFTHLTVAENLEMGGFVVKDKKLLKQRMAEVMDIFPDLKKKLKSKSGTLSGGQQQMLALARGLMVDPKVLLLDEPSLGLSPKLVKEVFAKIKEINQRRKTAIMVVEHNIKSLLEITSRAYLLDKGKIVAHDTAQTLAHSDILEKVFMGKLK
- a CDS encoding DNA-binding protein; its protein translation is MNKAQLADLIAEKAGISKKQAEVALDTLTHTITEKIKAGEEVTLTGFGAFSSKVRKGRIGVNPRNPQEEIEIKPTRVAKFKAGKNLKEALKSESSSPTQTPTSKPAESYNPAPNQSAPDAQGQSGPQILESSPPDNQTP
- a CDS encoding TIGR00282 family metallophosphoesterase, whose protein sequence is MKILFFGDVNGRIARAALRQAIPEYKKNYQPNLILANVENAAHGAGITEKVYADLCDCEIDFFTSGNHIFDKGSIEAFKENPARIIRPANFPPENPGKGFEVLTIGKTKVAVINLMGQVFTKEEYSDPFIGIDKILDELKIQSPDVIIVDFHAEATSEKSGFGHYVDGRVSAVVGTHTHVPTADAKVLPKGTAFVTDIGMVGAKDSVIGITKESAMKIFIGNKTKELNLPEQGEVQIGAVLIEIDAASGKSIRISRVDTEIEV
- the rny gene encoding ribonuclease Y, with the translated sequence MFFIEQLGIFFLVVGLLIGGFFGYVIRKLIAIKRRDAVETKVEQLLNEAKTKEKEILLDANDKALKVIEKGKQEVEKEKEEVKAMRHRVEQRESMFDQKLLDLENNKQELLEKAKRVDEIKAEVKEIKVKQLEKLEAVARLSRDEAVKKLLEQVEREANEDVKARMKKLIEHGNEQIESKAKDLMALAIMRCASTHTSDLTTTNVEIPSDEMKGRIIGKEGRNIKTLENLTGVEILIDETPNMIMISGFSPIRRQVAKGALDKLIVDGRIHPGRIEEAVEEAKRELAGEIRKAGEDALLEFGITGIDPKLTQILGRLKFRTSYGQNNLVHAKEVAHIAGLLAAELGADVALCKKGGLFHDIGKAVDHDIQGGHPEIGYDIMKKFGMPEELAYMCIGHHEDNPITLEGVIVKSADAISGSRPGARKDSYENYLQRLEELEKVATSFDGVDKAYAIQAGREIRVFVRPEAVDDVQATKMAQQIARQIESELKYPGEIKVVLIRENRVIEYAR
- the clpP gene encoding ATP-dependent Clp endopeptidase, proteolytic subunit ClpP, translating into MQLIPTVIEKSSYGERAYDIYSRLLKERIIFLGSGINDAVANTVIAQLLFLESQDPKKDIKLYINSPGGSVSAGLAVYDTMQYVKPDVSTICVGLAASMGAVLLAAGAKGKRIALPNAEVMIHQVMGGTEGQAEDIRIRAEHILKIRDRLNQILVKHTGQTLKTVEKDTDRDKFMSADEALKYNIIDKVLKAK